A region of the Leeuwenhoekiella sp. MAR_2009_132 genome:
TGGGATGAGCGACGTTTAATCGTACCCTTAAAAGAAATTATATCTAAAACCTTTGAAAACTGGTCTATGACCAGTGCTCATCAAATACGGCCAATAACTTTACACGTAGATTATAAAACTGATGTTAATTTAATACGCCAAAAGTTTAGCGAATTACTGGAACAAGAAGAAAATTGGGACAAAAATCACCCGCCGGTTGTACAGGTGGTAGACATGAGTGAGAAAACGATGCAGGTACGCGCATTATGTAGTGCTAAAGATGCTTCCTCTACCTGGGATTTACACTGTACACTTCGAGAAAAATTAATTGCTTACATAAGTAAGTTAGATAGCGGTCAGCATTTATCTAAATCTCGAATTCGTATTCAAAATAATCTAAATAATGATTAACCTGTTTAAGGAGTTAAAGTTTAATTTTGAAATATGAACGAATTGTTAAACTTAAACTACGGTCACCTTTTTGAAGCGGAATTACTAAAAGAAATTTCAGAAATAGGTATTCTAAAAGAAGTAAAGGAAGGTGATAAACTTATGGAAATTGGCCAGTATATAACGGCAATGCCCTTACTTATTTCGGGAGCTATTAAAATACTACGTGAAGATTCTGAAGGTAATGAACTGCTACTCTATTTTTTAGAAAAAGGAGATACCTGTGCACTTACCTTATCTTTTAATCGGGGCCAACGTAAAAGTGAAATACGTGCCATCGCAGAGCTTGATACCGTTCTCATTATGATTCCCATACAAAAAATGGAAGAATGGAGCTCAACCTATAAATCCTGGAGAAATTTTATTTTTGACAGCTATCAAAATAGACTACAGGAAATGCTTGATACGCTAGATAGCATTGCTTTTATGCGTATGGATGAGCGTTTGCTTAAGTATTTGAGAGATAAGCAAAAACTTACTCAAAGCAACGAACTTCAAAGTACGCATCAGGAAATTGCCTATGAGATGCATACCTCTCGTGTTGTTATTTCAAGATTGCTTAAAAAGCTAGAATTAGAAGGTCGTATTAAGATTTTACGTAATAAAATAGAATTACTCAATTTAATTTAAGCTTCAAGCGTTTCTCGCATAGCTTTCGCTTTAAGTAAACATTCTTCGT
Encoded here:
- a CDS encoding Crp/Fnr family transcriptional regulator, with protein sequence MNELLNLNYGHLFEAELLKEISEIGILKEVKEGDKLMEIGQYITAMPLLISGAIKILREDSEGNELLLYFLEKGDTCALTLSFNRGQRKSEIRAIAELDTVLIMIPIQKMEEWSSTYKSWRNFIFDSYQNRLQEMLDTLDSIAFMRMDERLLKYLRDKQKLTQSNELQSTHQEIAYEMHTSRVVISRLLKKLELEGRIKILRNKIELLNLI